One Dromiciops gliroides isolate mDroGli1 chromosome 3, mDroGli1.pri, whole genome shotgun sequence DNA segment encodes these proteins:
- the LOC122748419 gene encoding vomeronasal type-1 receptor 4-like → MSPYEIILTIVFGTQIAIGALGNSFLIYLFTIMIFTGQRMRIIDRILVQLAWANFLMIISKSIPQTMAAVNLKIFLNDHGCKFFFYLPRVSRGLSLSMTCLLSSFQAITISPRNSRWAELKGRAPEHLIPTCSLCWIFHLLLNILVLEKIEGPRMAGNISNILPYGYCSTPVATTVNASLFVVMVSLPDVVCVGLMVFTSGYMVLLLCKHHQQIQHIHMTSLSARASPESRATQSILLLASTFVAFYSLNSILAAYAHFRKAGPWLVHSSTFLSTCFPTFSPFVLISADSQVLKYYSALWGRNKLHFGGPSLYL, encoded by the coding sequence ATGAGTCCCTATGAAATAATTCTGACTATTGTCTTTGGCACTCAGATTGCAATTGGGGCCCTGGGGAACTCGTTCCTAATTTATCTCTTCACCATCATGATCTTCACTGGACAGAGAATGAGGATCATAGATAGGATTCTTGTCCAGCTGGCCTGGGCCAACTTCTTAATGATTATCTCCAAGAGCATCCCACAGACAATGGCAGCTGTGAACCTGAAGATTTTCCTGAATGATCATGGCtgtaaatttttcttctaccttcccAGGGTGTCTCGTGGTCTTTCCTTAAGCATGACCTGCCTCCTGAGTAGTTTTCAGGCTATCACCATCAGTCCCAGAAACTCCAGGTGGGCAGAACTTAAAGGCAGAGCCCCAGAGCACCTCATCCCCACCTGTTCCCTCTGCTGGATCTTCCATCTCCTCCTAAACATCCTTGTTCTTGAGAAAATTGAAGGACCAAGGATGGCTGGAAACATCTCAAACATCCTGCCTTACGGATATTGTTCTACTCCAGTGGCCACCACAGTAAATGCTTCGCTCTTTGTAGTCATGGTCTCCCTCCCTGATGTTGTGTGTGTGGGTCTGATGGTCTTTACCAGTGGCTACATGGTGTTGCTTCTGTGCAAGCACCACCAGCAAATACAGCATATCCACATGACCAGCCTCTCCGCCAGAGCCTCCCCTGAGAGCAGAGCCACCCAGTCCATCCTGCTTCTCGCGAGCACCTTTGTGGCCTTTTACTCACTCAATTCCATTTTGGCAGCATATGCACATTTCAGAAAGGCAGGACCCTGGTTGGTGCACAGCTCTACCTTCCTGTCCACTTGTTTCCCAACTTTTAGCCCATTTGTGCTTATCAGCGCTGACTCTCAAGTTCTAAAGTACTATTCTGCTCTCTGGGGAAGGAACAAGCTACATTTTGGGGGCCCTTCTCTCTATCTATAG